In the Parus major isolate Abel chromosome 4A, Parus_major1.1, whole genome shotgun sequence genome, one interval contains:
- the HMGB3 gene encoding high mobility group protein B3 — protein MAKGDPKKPKGKMSAYAFFVQTCREEHKKKNPEVPVNFAEFSKKCSERWKTMSSKEKAKFDEMAKADKVRYDREMKDYGPAKGGKKKKDPNAPKRPPSGFFLFCSEFRPKIKSTNPGISIGDVAKKLGEMWNNLSDGEKQPYNNKAAKLKEKYEKDVADYKSKGKFDGAKGAATKAARKKVEEEDEEEEEDEEEEDEDDDDE, from the exons ATGGCTAAAGGTGATCCGAAGAAGCCCAAGGGCAAGATGTCTGCCTATGCCTTCTTTGTGCAGACGTGCCGTGAGGAACATAAGAAAAAGAACCCAGAGGTTCCAGTCAACTTTGCAGAGTTTTCCAAGAAGTGCTCAGAGAGGTGGAAG aCCATGTCAAGCAAGGAAAAGGCTAAATTTGATGAAATGGCAAAGGCTGATAAGGTACGATATGATAGAGAAATGAAGGACTATGGACCAGCTAAGGGTGGCAAGAAGAAGAAGGACCCCAATGCCCCAAAACGACCACC GTCTggcttcttcctcttctgttcAGAGTTTCGCCCCAAGATCAAGTCCACAAACCCTGGCATATCCATTGGGGATGTAGCAAAGAAACTGGGTGAAATGTGGAACAACCTCAGTGATGGTGAAAAGCAACCTTACAATAATAAGGCAGCTAAACTGAAGGAGAAGTATGAGAAG GATGTTGCAGACTACAAGTCTAAAGGAAAGTTTGATGGCGCAAAGGGAGCAGCAACCAAAGCTGCTCGGAAAAAGGTAGAGGAAGAAGAcgaagaggaggaggaggatgaagaagaggaggatgaagatgatgatgatgaataA